A region from the Bos indicus x Bos taurus breed Angus x Brahman F1 hybrid chromosome 9, Bos_hybrid_MaternalHap_v2.0, whole genome shotgun sequence genome encodes:
- the SLC22A16 gene encoding solute carrier family 22 member 16 isoform X1 — MGSSNLELIFDSVGHFGRYQIFLYFICAFQNISCGIHYLASVFLSVSPQHTCRPPGNVSQVLFQDLSTWQLEDIWTQFSVGREDRILVQLQDGEIWELTSCQRFRRDDQSSLDYEYSGQKSSFPCLDGYIYDRSKWLSTVVTQWDLVCNREWFGRLIQPTFMFGVLLGAVIFGYLSDRAGRRLVLWASSTGVFLFGIAAAFTFDYYSFIVARFLLAISGSGYLVVVFVYVTEFVGMKSRTWASIHLHSFFAFGTMVVALTGYFVRTWWIYQIVLSSVTVPFVLCCWMLPETPFWLISGGKYEEAQKVIDTMAKWNRTRPCKLSEILSLDHDGSAGNKPSQVEKHTLSELFYDWSIGTRTLILWLIWFTGCLGFYTFSLNSVHLGGSEYLNLFLMGVVEIPAYVLVCLGMDRVGRRNILIFSLLSSAVTSGVIMVIPKDYHVWLVVASMAGKFFIGAAFGLIYLYTAELYPTIVRSLAVGSGSTVGRVGSIVAPLCIYLSSVWIFMPQLLVGTLALVSGVLTFLLPETLRRPLTTTWEETEKESSSGKLLSTTSNTVLENVTVENSEDSSLNK; from the exons ATGGGGTCCAGCAACTTGGAGCTGATTTTTGACAGCGTGGGGCACTTCGGCAG ATACCAAATATTCCTCTATTTCATATGTGCCTTCCAGAATATCTCTTGTGGTATCCACTACTTGGCTTCTGTGTTCTTGTCAGTGTCCCCCCAGCATACCTGTAGGCCCCCAGGCAATGTGagtcaggttcttttccaagACCTCTCTACTTGGCAGTTGGAGGACATCTGGACCCAGTTCTCCGTAGGCCGTGAGGATCGCATTCTCGTGCAGCTGCAGGATGGGGAGATCTGGGAGCTTACCAGCTGTCAGAGGTTCCGGAGGGATGACCAGTCGAGCCTGGACTATGAGTACAGCGGCCAGAAGAGCAGCTTCCCTTGCTTGGATGGCTACATCTACGACAGAAGCAAGTGGCTCAGCACTGTGGTGACCCAGTGGGACCTGGTGTGTAACCGAGAGTGGTTTGGAAGGCTGATCCAGCCCACGTTTATGTTTGGAGTCCTGCTGGGAGCAGTGATCTTTGGCTACCTCTCCGACAG GGCAGGAAGACGACTTGTTTTGTGGGCCTCAAGCACCGGTGTATTTTTGTTTGGCATAGCGGCGGCATTCACATTTGATTATTACAGCTTCATAGTCGCACGCTTTCTTCTTGCTATC TCTGGAAGTGGCTATCTCGTGGTGGTGTTTGTCTATGTGACAGAATTTGTCGGCATGAAGTCTCGGACGTGGGCGTCCATCCACTTGCATTCCTTTTTTGCTTTTGGAACCATGGTGGTGGCTTTGACGGGCTACTTCGTCAGGACCTGGTGGATCTATCAGATAGTCCTCTCCTCCGTGACTGTCCCCTTTGTCTTGTGCTGTTGGATGCTCCCAGAGACACCTTTTTGGCTTATCTCAGGGGGAAAATATGAAGAAGCACAAAAAGTAATTGATACGATGGCCAAGTGGAATAGGACGAGACCCTGTAAACTGTCAGAAATTTTGTCACTGGATCACGATGGTTCTGCTGGTAATAAGCCCTCTCAAGTTGAGAAGCACACCCTGTCAGAACTGTTTTATGACTGGAGTATTGGAACAAGGACACTTATTCTTTGGCTGATTTGGTTCACAGGGTGTTTGGGGTTCTACACCTTCTCCTTGAATTCTGTTCATTTGGGAGGCAGTGAATATTTAAATCTCTTCCTTATGG GTGTAGTGGAAATTCCTGCCTATGTCCTTGTGTGCTTGGGGATGGACCGTGTGGGGAGAAGAAACATTCTGATTTTCTCCCTTCTGTCAAGCGCAGTGACCAGTGGTGTGATTATGGTGATCCCCAAG gATTACCATGTTTGGCTAGTGGTGGCAAGTATGGCTGGAAAATTTTTCATCGGGGCAGCATTTGGCCTTATATACCTTTATACAGCGGAGCTGTATCCAACCATTGTAAG GTCGCTGGCCGTGGGGAGTGGCAGCACGGTGGGCCGTGTGGGAAGCATCGTGGCCCCATTGTGCATTTATCTCTCCAGCGTTTGGATCTTCATGCCACAG TTGCTTGTTGGGACTTTGGCCTTAGTGAGTGGAGTTCTAACATTCTTGCTTCCGGAAACCCTCAGGAGGCCTCTGACAACTACTTGGGAAGAGACTGAAAAGGAGAGCAGTTCAGGCAAATTACTTTCCACAACCAGTAATACTGTGTTAGAAAATGTCACAGTGGAGAACTCTGAGGATTCTAGTCTTAATAAATAA
- the SLC22A16 gene encoding solute carrier family 22 member 16 isoform X2 encodes MGSSNLELIFDSVGHFGRYQIFLYFICAFQNISCGIHYLASVFLSVSPQHTCRPPGNVSQVLFQDLSTWQLEDIWTQFSVGREDRILVQLQDGEIWELTSCQRFRRDDQSSLDYEYSGQKSSFPCLDGYIYDRSKWLSTVVTQWDLVCNREWFGRLIQPTFMFGVLLGAVIFGYLSDRAGRRLVLWASSTGVFLFGIAAAFTFDYYSFIVARFLLAISGSGYLVVVFVYVTEFVGMKSRTWASIHLHSFFAFGTMVVALTGYFVRTWWIYQIVLSSVTVPFVLCCWMLPETPFWLISGGKYEEAQKVIDTMAKWNRTRPCKLSEILSLDHDGSAGNKPSQVEKHTLSELFYDWSIGTRTLILWLIWFTGCLGFYTFSLNSVHLGGSEYLNLFLMGVVEIPAYVLVCLGMDRVGRRNILIFSLLSSAVTSGVIMVIPKDYHVWLVVASMAGKFFIGAAFGLIYLYTAELYPTIVRSLAVGSGSTVGRVGSIVAPLCIYLSSVWIFMPQVFINL; translated from the exons ATGGGGTCCAGCAACTTGGAGCTGATTTTTGACAGCGTGGGGCACTTCGGCAG ATACCAAATATTCCTCTATTTCATATGTGCCTTCCAGAATATCTCTTGTGGTATCCACTACTTGGCTTCTGTGTTCTTGTCAGTGTCCCCCCAGCATACCTGTAGGCCCCCAGGCAATGTGagtcaggttcttttccaagACCTCTCTACTTGGCAGTTGGAGGACATCTGGACCCAGTTCTCCGTAGGCCGTGAGGATCGCATTCTCGTGCAGCTGCAGGATGGGGAGATCTGGGAGCTTACCAGCTGTCAGAGGTTCCGGAGGGATGACCAGTCGAGCCTGGACTATGAGTACAGCGGCCAGAAGAGCAGCTTCCCTTGCTTGGATGGCTACATCTACGACAGAAGCAAGTGGCTCAGCACTGTGGTGACCCAGTGGGACCTGGTGTGTAACCGAGAGTGGTTTGGAAGGCTGATCCAGCCCACGTTTATGTTTGGAGTCCTGCTGGGAGCAGTGATCTTTGGCTACCTCTCCGACAG GGCAGGAAGACGACTTGTTTTGTGGGCCTCAAGCACCGGTGTATTTTTGTTTGGCATAGCGGCGGCATTCACATTTGATTATTACAGCTTCATAGTCGCACGCTTTCTTCTTGCTATC TCTGGAAGTGGCTATCTCGTGGTGGTGTTTGTCTATGTGACAGAATTTGTCGGCATGAAGTCTCGGACGTGGGCGTCCATCCACTTGCATTCCTTTTTTGCTTTTGGAACCATGGTGGTGGCTTTGACGGGCTACTTCGTCAGGACCTGGTGGATCTATCAGATAGTCCTCTCCTCCGTGACTGTCCCCTTTGTCTTGTGCTGTTGGATGCTCCCAGAGACACCTTTTTGGCTTATCTCAGGGGGAAAATATGAAGAAGCACAAAAAGTAATTGATACGATGGCCAAGTGGAATAGGACGAGACCCTGTAAACTGTCAGAAATTTTGTCACTGGATCACGATGGTTCTGCTGGTAATAAGCCCTCTCAAGTTGAGAAGCACACCCTGTCAGAACTGTTTTATGACTGGAGTATTGGAACAAGGACACTTATTCTTTGGCTGATTTGGTTCACAGGGTGTTTGGGGTTCTACACCTTCTCCTTGAATTCTGTTCATTTGGGAGGCAGTGAATATTTAAATCTCTTCCTTATGG GTGTAGTGGAAATTCCTGCCTATGTCCTTGTGTGCTTGGGGATGGACCGTGTGGGGAGAAGAAACATTCTGATTTTCTCCCTTCTGTCAAGCGCAGTGACCAGTGGTGTGATTATGGTGATCCCCAAG gATTACCATGTTTGGCTAGTGGTGGCAAGTATGGCTGGAAAATTTTTCATCGGGGCAGCATTTGGCCTTATATACCTTTATACAGCGGAGCTGTATCCAACCATTGTAAG GTCGCTGGCCGTGGGGAGTGGCAGCACGGTGGGCCGTGTGGGAAGCATCGTGGCCCCATTGTGCATTTATCTCTCCAGCGTTTGGATCTTCATGCCACAGGTGTTCATCAATTTATAG